The nucleotide window GGAATATTACCAGGAAAGTTGAAACGAATATTAAGGTCGCCTCTCTTCCAAAAAGGAGGTAGATTATTGGAACAGACAAACCCGTCATGTGAAGGGCTTTCCTCTTAAGCTCTAGCTTTAAGCTCATTCTTTATCACCTCTAATGCCTCGTAAAGGTCATTAACAACGTGATCAGCATACCTAACCCTTCTCCCCTTGAAGTAGCCCCTCCTCACGAGTATCGTTATTGCTCCAATGCTCTTTCCACCCTTCATATCCGTCTCATCTCTGTCCCCAACCACGAAAACAATCTCTTCCCTGGGAAACATCCTCTTGGCGAGCTTAAAGTTATAGGGCTCGAGCTTGGTATGCCCGGTATCGCCGCTCACTATTACCGCATCGAAGTAATTTTCTATTCCCAAAACCTCGAGCTTCTTCCTCTGCCAGCTTGAAGCCGAGTCGGTGACCAAAACTATCTTTGCCTTGAGATTCTTAAGTTCCTTGAGGAAGTACTCAGCGTCTTCGTACAATTTTAAGCTAGAAAAGAAGAACCTATCAAAGAGCTTAAGAATTTCCTTAACCTCCTCCCTATCAACGTCCTCGTATATGTCCTCCATGATCCTGTTGAATATTCCCTTAAAGTCAAGCAGGTGAAGGTCCCTAAGCTTCTCGAGCCTCTCGTACCTCTTCGTGATGAAGTAAGCTATTAACCTAAACTTCCTCATCCTAATTATGGTGGGAACTAGCTTCATCACAGCAATCCTAAGGGCCTCCCATGTGTTGCATAGGGTATCGTCCAGGTCAAGTATCACGAGCATCAAAATACGGAGGGAGGTAAACTATTATAAATCATCCTCAAACTTCCTACCATGAGGGGAGAGACCCTCATAATAGCGGGGATAATCATGATTATCCTGGGCTTCATG belongs to Pyrococcus abyssi GE5 and includes:
- a CDS encoding HAD family hydrolase — encoded protein: MLVILDLDDTLCNTWEALRIAVMKLVPTIIRMRKFRLIAYFITKRYERLEKLRDLHLLDFKGIFNRIMEDIYEDVDREEVKEILKLFDRFFFSSLKLYEDAEYFLKELKNLKAKIVLVTDSASSWQRKKLEVLGIENYFDAVIVSGDTGHTKLEPYNFKLAKRMFPREEIVFVVGDRDETDMKGGKSIGAITILVRRGYFKGRRVRYADHVVNDLYEALEVIKNELKARA